Proteins encoded in a region of the Xylocopa sonorina isolate GNS202 chromosome 1, iyXylSono1_principal, whole genome shotgun sequence genome:
- the Rpt6 gene encoding 26S proteasome regulatory subunit Rpt6: MTLTNKMEIDEKIAKGEGFKPYYITKIEELQLIVAEKSQNLRRLQAQRNELNAKVRMLREELQLLQEQGSYVGEVVKPMDKKKVLVKVHPEGKFVVDIDKNIDINDVTPNSRVALRNESYTLHKILPNKVDPLVSLMMVEKVPDSTYEMVGGLDKQIKEIKEVIELPVKHPELFDALGIAQPKGVLLYGPPGTGKTLLARAVAHHTECTFIRVSGSELVQKFIGEGSRMVRELFVMAREHAPSIIFMDEIDSIGSSRIESGSGGDSEVQRTMLELLNQLDGFEATKNIKVIMATNRIDILDPALLRPGRIDRKIEFPPPNEEARLDILKIHSRKMNLTRGINLRKIAELMPGASGAEVKGVCTEAGMYALRERRVHVTQEDFEMAVAKVMQKDSEKNMSIKKLWK, encoded by the exons ATGACGCTCACAAATAAG ATGGAAATAGATGAAAAGATTGCAAAGGGGGAAGGTTTTAAACCGTATTACATCACTAAAATCGAAGAGCTACAATTAATCGTTGCTGAGAAAAGTCAAAACTTAAGGAGGTTACAAGCACAACGTAATGAACTCAACGCAAAAG TACGTATGTTGCGCGAAGAACTACAACTTCTCCAAGAACAAGGATCGTATGTCGGAGAAGTTGTCAAACCAATGGATAAAAAGAAAGTTTTAGTAAAAGTTCATCCTGAAGGGAAATTTGTGGTAGATATAGATAAAAACATCGACATCAATGACGTGACACCAAATTCAAGAGTTGCATTACGTAACGAAAGTTATACCTTACATAAAATTTTACCAAACAAAGTCGATCCACTTGTTTCTCTTATGATGGTGGAAAAAGTACCAGACTCCACATATGAAATGGTTGGTGGTTTAGATAAACAAATTAAAGAAATCAAAGAAGTTATCGAATTACCTGTTAAACATCCAGAATTATTTGATGCTCTTGGAATTGCTCAGCCTAAAGGTGTACTCTTGTACGGACCTCCAG GTACAGGTAAAACATTGTTAGCAAGAGCAGTTGCTCATCATACCGAATGTACTTTTATTCGCGTATCTGGTTCCGAATTGGTACAAAAGTTCATCGGTGAAGGTTCACGAATGGTTCGTGAATTGTTTGTGATGGCCAGGGAGCATGCTCCGTCTATAATATTCATGGATGAAATAGATTCGATTGGAAGTTCACGTATCGAATCTGGTTCTGGTGGAGACAGTGAA GTCCAACGAACTATGCTTGAATTACTCAATCAATTGGACGGTTTTGAAGCAACAAAGAACATAAAAGTTATAATGGCGACAAACAGAATCGACATATTAGATCCAGCATTATTGAGACCAGGTCGTATAGATCGTAAAATTGAATTCCCACCACCGAACGAGGAAGCGCGACTTGATATTTTAAAAATTCACTCAAGAAAAATGAATTTAACACGTGGTATAAATTTAAGGAAAATTGCCGAACTTATGCCTGGTGCATCAGGTGCAGAAGTAAAG GGCGTATGCACAGAAGCTGGCATGTACGCTCTCAGAGAGCGTCGTGTTCATGTTACTCAAGAAGATTTTGAAATGGCTGTAGCAAAAGTCATGCAGAAAGATTCGGAAAAAAATATGTCGATCAAGAAGTTGTGGAAGTAA
- the LOC143422754 gene encoding pre-rRNA 2'-O-ribose RNA methyltransferase FTSJ3 isoform X2, which yields MGKKVKTGKQRKDKYYQLAKETGYRSRAAFKLIQLNRKFEFLQKSRVCIDLCAAPGGWMQVARQNMPVSSIVIGVDLFPIKPIPGCISLIEDITTDKCRVSISRELKTWKADVVLNDGAPNMGKNWLHDAYQQVALTLAALKMATYFLRPGGWFITKIFRSRDYHPLLWVLNQLFRKVHATKPQASRLESAEIFVVCQYYVAPDKLDPKFLDPKYVFSELEMEPANKLNVYNPVQKKRKAEGYPDNDYTLYHQMSVKDFIAHDNVVEALQNASEIVFDDETITNHENTTKEIIECCKDIKVLGKKDLRKLMKWWNVMKESLKKEEPSAEGEQNGLNEKTEAVPMSQEELEDLEDEQIEKQIEELKGEAARELKRKKKKVNKERQKLNERLNLKMIHRGNEGPIMESDDMFTLKEIKTHQQLKNITDQNPDVVVESDVDSDTEKNKPKKVTYNKDEGHLDSSGLYYKIEDSESENSDDESTSNASGLGLNESDDEDTTKVRKKKIIDEDPENPLLTDLDPRDKKTKRIHKAELWFEKDVFKNLEDEKDEDFELDKMVEEYKKKGVRILGEDVSADSDKENGTEKHESIQKKNQDDAERNDSDSNDDTDSDYDVEKMMVPNKKSKKSKKNEIGSTENSEVTTAKSKKRKHLSEEDLALGSLLVQSKKTRRDLIDSAWNRYVFNDEKLPDWFVQDEERHMKKDVPVPKELVDEYKKRVEDLNVRPIKKVVEAKARKKRRALRKLEKAKKKVEDIMDNTDISDREKARQVQALYKKAKREPKKEVTYVVMKKHITQKKAARPPGVKGRYKVVDARMKKDLRAAKSKEKTKGRGKKSRGGKPPRGKPKAHKGKKLKKYQ from the exons ATGGGTAAAAAGGTAAAAACTGGAAAGCAGAGGAAGGATAAATATTATCAACTGGCAAAAGAAACTG GTTACAGATCACGTGCTGCATTCAAGTTAATTCAGTTGAATCGAAAATTTGAATTCTTGCAAAAGTCTCGAGTATGCATAGATTTGTGCGCAGCTCCTGGGGGGTGGATGCAAGTAGCCCGACAAAATATGCCGGTGTCGTCTATAGTAATAGGCGTAGACTTATTCCCTATAAAACCCATTCCGGGGTGCATTAGTTTAATCGAGGATATTACGACAGACAAGTGTCGTGTTTCGATATCTCGTGAATTGAAAACTTGGAAGGCTGATGTTGTGCTTAATGATGGAGCACCGAACATGGGTAAAAATTGGCTACACGATGCATATCAACAGGTCGCTTTAACTTTAGCTGCCCTTAAAATGGCAACATATTTTCTGCGACCCGGCGGATGGTTTATAACAAAAATCTTCCGTTCAAGAGATTATCATCCCCTTCTTTGGGTATTAAATCAATTATTTAGAAAG GTGCATGCAACTAAACCACAAGCGTCACGTCTAGAGTCTGCTGAAATTTTTGTCGTTTGTCAATATTATGTTGCTCCAGATAAATTGGATCCAAAATTTTTAGATCCGAAATATGTTTTCTCTGAATTAGAGATGGAACCTGCGAATAAATTAAACGTTTACAACCCTGTGCAAAAGAAACGTAAAGCTGAGGGTTATCCAGATAATGATTACACTTTGTATCATCAAATGTCTGTTAAAGATTTTATTGCGCACGACAATGTTGTGGAAGCGTTGCAAAATGCTTCGGAAATTGTTTTTGACGATGAAACAATAACAAATCACGAGAACACGACAAAGGAGATTATAGAATGTTGTAAGGATATTAAGGTATTAGGTAAAAAAGATTTGCGGAAATTGATGAAATGGTGGAATGTAATGAAGGAGTctttaaaaaaagaagaaccaTCAGCGGAAGGTGAACAAAATGGGCTCAATGAGAAGACAGAAGCAGTGCCTATgagtcaagaagaattagaagatTTGGAGGATGAACAAATTGAAAAACAAATTGAAGAACTCAAAGGAGAAGCAGCTAGGGAGCTCaaacgaaaaaagaagaaagttaACAAAGAAAGACAGAAATTAAATGAACGTCTCAATCTAAAAATGATTCACAGAGGAAACGAAGGTCCCATAATGGAAAGTGATGATATGTTCACTTTGAAAGAGATAAAGACACATCAACAGTTGAAGAACATAACGGATCAGAATCCCGATGTAGTGGTAGAAAGCGATGTAGACTCAGATACGGAGAAAAATAAACCAAAAAAAGTCACATATAACAAGGATGAAGGACACTTGGATAGTTCAGGATTGTATTATAAAATAGAGGATAGCGAATCAGAGAACTCTGATGATGAGTCAACTAGTAATGCATCAGGCTTAG GTTTAAATGAATCAGATGATGAAGATACAACTAAGGTTcgcaaaaagaaaataattgacGAAGATCCAGAGAATCCTTTGTTAACCGATTTAGATCCCAGGGACAAGAAAACCAAGAGAATTCATAAAGCAGAATTGTGGTTTGAAAAAGATGTTTTTAAGAATTTAGAAGATGAAAAGGACGAAGATTTCGAGTTGGATAAAATGGTTGAAGAATATAAAAAGAAGGGCGTCCGTATACTAGGGGAAGACGTTTCTGCAGATAGCGATAAAGAAAACGGTACTGAAAAACATGAAAGTATACAGAAAAAGAACCAAGATGACGCGGAACGAAATGATTCTGACAGTAACGATGATACAGATTCTGATTATGACGTAGAAAAGATGATGGTTCCAAATAAAAAATCAAAGAAGTCTAAAAAAAACGAAATTGGTTCCACAGAAAATTCTGAAGTAACAA CTGCAAAGTCAAAGAAAAGGAAACATTTATCGGAAGAAGATTTGGCATTGGGTTCCTTGTTAGTTCAGAGTAAAAAAACTCGAAGAGATTTAATAGATTCGGCTTGGAATAGATACGTATTTAATGATGAGAAATTACCGGATTGGTTTGTACAAGACGAAGAAAGACACATGAAGAAAGATGTGCCAGTGCCTAAAGAGCTCGTTGATGAATACAAAAAACGTGTTGAAGACCTGAACGTCAGACCAATAAAAAAAGTAGTGGAGGCAAAGGCAAGGAAGAAGCGAAGGGCATTGCGTAAATTGGAGAAAGCAAAGAAAAAAGTGGAAGACATAATGGATAATACTGACATTAGTGATAGGGAAAAAGCGAGACAAGTGCAAGC ATTGTACAAGAAAGCTAAAAGGGAGCCGAAAAAGGAGGTTACATATGTAGTAATGAAGAAACATATAACTCAGAAGAAAGCGGCAAGACCACCTGGCGTTAAAGGGCGCTATAAAGTGGTTGATGCAAGAATGAAGAAAGATTTACGCGCGGCTAAATCGAAAGAGAAAACAAAAGGGCGAGGGAAGAAGAGTCGCGGTGGTAAGCCGCCTCGAGGAAAGCCTAAAGCTCATAAGGGAAAGAAATTAAA GAAATACCAGTGA
- the LOC143422764 gene encoding uncharacterized protein LOC143422764, whose product MEFDLSFNFISIFTIILLILVVIITVFQKLKLRWPVKVNCWFCNKNTKIWRQQLNWWLCPCCEQYNGFSKNGDYTYNIPEQYKAPSNDVKRYCTIDQDSTVDKLARNGLCKQCNKNESLKLSKLSNYIPENEKNYEYEIRQFKDNLEQQYPLCINCKTTVNNVLYKQALWLARYKMLFFRQKTFSIIVNNKKHSELICRIISTVLSSMVAYNMELTLLPIGGLFFQFCACWMTSTKKHSSDKLLMFLWICMITLLPFKDTKLIKADLQNSWFSLQYITQYHMIMIFILIIGFMNIMPKSHKSKLSKNMSFKKIESPVRNTVLPDLCTSASNKKHNFNLKTTGNTNEAITSQLSSNLKECMPVHTENSINYKPSIFQTSFRNKESQLSSMAINNNGAVYNSANFLCKKNIIDSSYLLTDSLSTLSELSLSEDKPKRASKMPKIFETKVYSTKSSELFRKSSKKHILSPPKLKSVTQTSWVAGGYWQEGIDAPSLSRSSSQSSGFGSAASNFGQSREPSVHEFDQCSVMSDSTPSYYTLRQSNSPVGSFYQQNPQFPLSELRNQSVNNQIKLPLPNLNTTQTLLLSQNNKGNNSVFMDQSSQGQNTNVKDVKSPSEVKLFPSHTTIVTSPVWLPALLCGSLVINIIVLCTTLLR is encoded by the exons atggaATTTGATTTGTCGTTTAATTTCATATCGATATTTACTATCATTTTACTAATACTCGTCGTGATCATCACCGTCTTCCAAAAGCTCAA ATTGAGATGGCCTGTAAAAGTGAACTGCTGGTTTTGTAACAAGAATACGAAAATTTGGCGGCAACAGCTTAATTGGTGGTTGTGCCCCTGCTGTGAACAATATAATGGTTTTTCTAAG AATGGTgattacacttataatatacCAGAACAGTACAAGGCACCTTCGAACGATGTCAAAAGATATTGTACAATCGATCAAGACTCAACAGTCGATAAACTTGCAAGAAATGGCCTCTGCAAACAATGTAACAAGAATGAAAGCCTCAAACTATCCAAACTGTCCAATTATATAcctgaaaatgaaaaaaattatgAATATGAGATACGACAGTTTAAAGATAACTTAGAACAACAATATCCGCTTTGCATAAACTGTAAAACCACAGTGAACAATGTACTATACAAACAAGCATTGTGGCTTGCTCGATACAAAATGCTGTTCTTCAGGCAAAAAACATTTTCTATAATTGTTAAT AATAAAAAACATTCTGAACTAATATGCAGAATAATTTCAACAGTATTGAGTTCCATGGTAGCATATAATATGGAGCTCACATTGTTGCCAATTGGAGGATTGTTTTTCCAATTCTGTGCCTGCTGGATGACATCTACAAAAAAACATAGTTCCGATAAATTACTTATGTTTTTATGGATATGTATGATTACACTTTTACCGTTTAAAGACACAAAATTGATTAAAGCTGACCTGCAAAATTCATGGTTTTCTCTTCAATATATCACACAGTATCATATG ATAATGATTTTTATCTTAATTATTGGCTTTATGAATATTATGCCAAAATCTCATAAAAGCAAATTGAGTAAGAACATGTCATTCAAAAAAATTGAATCCCCTGTGAGAAACACAGTACTGCCTGATTTATGTACTTCAGCATCGAATAAAAAGCACAATTTTAATCTTAAAACTACTGGTAATACAAACGAAGCCATCACTAGCCAGTTATCATCAAATTTGAAGGAATGTATGCCTGTACACACagaaaattcgataaattataaACCTAGCATTTTTCAAACTTCATT TAGAAATAAGGAATCACAATTATCATCAATGGCTATTAATAATAATGGTGCAGTGTATAATTCTGCAAATTTTCTATGCAAAAAAAATATAATAGACAGTAGTTACTTACTGACTGATAGTTTGAGCACATTAAGTGAATTATCATTGAGCGAGGATAAACCGAAACGTGCTAGTAAAATGCCCAAGATTTTCGAGACTAAAGTGTACAGTACAAAAAGTTCCGAACTCTTTAGAAAGTCCAGTAAAAAACATATTTTATCGCCGCCAAAGCTGAAGTCAGTCACGCAAACATCATGGGTAGCTGGTGGTTATTGGCAAGAAGGAATAGACGCACCATCGTTATCCAGGTCGTCCAGTCAAAGTTCTGGTTTTGGTTCTGCTGCTTCTAATTTTGGTCAATCCAGAGAACCATCTGTACATGAATTTGATCAGTGTTCAGTTATGTCAGACTCAACCCCTTCTTATTATACCTTGCGGCAAAGTAACAGTCCTGTTGGATCTTTCTACCAACAGAATCCACAGTTCCCATTGTCAGAACTAAGAAATCAATCAGTCAATAATCAAATAAAACTTCCACTGCCTAATCTTAATACTACACAAACGCTACTACTGTCCCAGAATAATAAGGGAAACAATTCAGTTTTTATGGATCAGAGTTCACAAGGGCAAAACACTAATGTGAAAGATGTTAAAAGTCCTTCTGAAGTAAAGCTGTTTCCTAGTCATACCACTATCGTAACAAGCCCAGTTTGGTTACCAGCACTATTATGTGGTTCTCTTGTGATAAATATAATAGTGCTGTGTACTACTTTATTACGTTAA
- the LOC143422754 gene encoding pre-rRNA 2'-O-ribose RNA methyltransferase FTSJ3 isoform X1, giving the protein MGKKVKTGKQRKDKYYQLAKETGYRSRAAFKLIQLNRKFEFLQKSRVCIDLCAAPGGWMQVARQNMPVSSIVIGVDLFPIKPIPGCISLIEDITTDKCRVSISRELKTWKADVVLNDGAPNMGKNWLHDAYQQVALTLAALKMATYFLRPGGWFITKIFRSRDYHPLLWVLNQLFRKVHATKPQASRLESAEIFVVCQYYVAPDKLDPKFLDPKYVFSELEMEPANKLNVYNPVQKKRKAEGYPDNDYTLYHQMSVKDFIAHDNVVEALQNASEIVFDDETITNHENTTKEIIECCKDIKVLGKKDLRKLMKWWNVMKESLKKEEPSAEGEQNGLNEKTEAVPMSQEELEDLEDEQIEKQIEELKGEAARELKRKKKKVNKERQKLNERLNLKMIHRGNEGPIMESDDMFTLKEIKTHQQLKNITDQNPDVVVESDVDSDTEKNKPKKVTYNKDEGHLDSSGLYYKIEDSESENSDDESTSNASGLGLNESDDEDTTKVRKKKIIDEDPENPLLTDLDPRDKKTKRIHKAELWFEKDVFKNLEDEKDEDFELDKMVEEYKKKGVRILGEDVSADSDKENGTEKHESIQKKNQDDAERNDSDSNDDTDSDYDVEKMMVPNKKSKKSKKNEIGSTENSEVTTAKSKKRKHLSEEDLALGSLLVQSKKTRRDLIDSAWNRYVFNDEKLPDWFVQDEERHMKKDVPVPKELVDEYKKRVEDLNVRPIKKVVEAKARKKRRALRKLEKAKKKVEDIMDNTDISDREKARQVQALYKKAKREPKKEVTYVVMKKHITQKKAARPPGVKGRYKVVDARMKKDLRAAKSKEKTKGRGKKSRGGKPPRGKPKAHKGKKLKRMGS; this is encoded by the exons ATGGGTAAAAAGGTAAAAACTGGAAAGCAGAGGAAGGATAAATATTATCAACTGGCAAAAGAAACTG GTTACAGATCACGTGCTGCATTCAAGTTAATTCAGTTGAATCGAAAATTTGAATTCTTGCAAAAGTCTCGAGTATGCATAGATTTGTGCGCAGCTCCTGGGGGGTGGATGCAAGTAGCCCGACAAAATATGCCGGTGTCGTCTATAGTAATAGGCGTAGACTTATTCCCTATAAAACCCATTCCGGGGTGCATTAGTTTAATCGAGGATATTACGACAGACAAGTGTCGTGTTTCGATATCTCGTGAATTGAAAACTTGGAAGGCTGATGTTGTGCTTAATGATGGAGCACCGAACATGGGTAAAAATTGGCTACACGATGCATATCAACAGGTCGCTTTAACTTTAGCTGCCCTTAAAATGGCAACATATTTTCTGCGACCCGGCGGATGGTTTATAACAAAAATCTTCCGTTCAAGAGATTATCATCCCCTTCTTTGGGTATTAAATCAATTATTTAGAAAG GTGCATGCAACTAAACCACAAGCGTCACGTCTAGAGTCTGCTGAAATTTTTGTCGTTTGTCAATATTATGTTGCTCCAGATAAATTGGATCCAAAATTTTTAGATCCGAAATATGTTTTCTCTGAATTAGAGATGGAACCTGCGAATAAATTAAACGTTTACAACCCTGTGCAAAAGAAACGTAAAGCTGAGGGTTATCCAGATAATGATTACACTTTGTATCATCAAATGTCTGTTAAAGATTTTATTGCGCACGACAATGTTGTGGAAGCGTTGCAAAATGCTTCGGAAATTGTTTTTGACGATGAAACAATAACAAATCACGAGAACACGACAAAGGAGATTATAGAATGTTGTAAGGATATTAAGGTATTAGGTAAAAAAGATTTGCGGAAATTGATGAAATGGTGGAATGTAATGAAGGAGTctttaaaaaaagaagaaccaTCAGCGGAAGGTGAACAAAATGGGCTCAATGAGAAGACAGAAGCAGTGCCTATgagtcaagaagaattagaagatTTGGAGGATGAACAAATTGAAAAACAAATTGAAGAACTCAAAGGAGAAGCAGCTAGGGAGCTCaaacgaaaaaagaagaaagttaACAAAGAAAGACAGAAATTAAATGAACGTCTCAATCTAAAAATGATTCACAGAGGAAACGAAGGTCCCATAATGGAAAGTGATGATATGTTCACTTTGAAAGAGATAAAGACACATCAACAGTTGAAGAACATAACGGATCAGAATCCCGATGTAGTGGTAGAAAGCGATGTAGACTCAGATACGGAGAAAAATAAACCAAAAAAAGTCACATATAACAAGGATGAAGGACACTTGGATAGTTCAGGATTGTATTATAAAATAGAGGATAGCGAATCAGAGAACTCTGATGATGAGTCAACTAGTAATGCATCAGGCTTAG GTTTAAATGAATCAGATGATGAAGATACAACTAAGGTTcgcaaaaagaaaataattgacGAAGATCCAGAGAATCCTTTGTTAACCGATTTAGATCCCAGGGACAAGAAAACCAAGAGAATTCATAAAGCAGAATTGTGGTTTGAAAAAGATGTTTTTAAGAATTTAGAAGATGAAAAGGACGAAGATTTCGAGTTGGATAAAATGGTTGAAGAATATAAAAAGAAGGGCGTCCGTATACTAGGGGAAGACGTTTCTGCAGATAGCGATAAAGAAAACGGTACTGAAAAACATGAAAGTATACAGAAAAAGAACCAAGATGACGCGGAACGAAATGATTCTGACAGTAACGATGATACAGATTCTGATTATGACGTAGAAAAGATGATGGTTCCAAATAAAAAATCAAAGAAGTCTAAAAAAAACGAAATTGGTTCCACAGAAAATTCTGAAGTAACAA CTGCAAAGTCAAAGAAAAGGAAACATTTATCGGAAGAAGATTTGGCATTGGGTTCCTTGTTAGTTCAGAGTAAAAAAACTCGAAGAGATTTAATAGATTCGGCTTGGAATAGATACGTATTTAATGATGAGAAATTACCGGATTGGTTTGTACAAGACGAAGAAAGACACATGAAGAAAGATGTGCCAGTGCCTAAAGAGCTCGTTGATGAATACAAAAAACGTGTTGAAGACCTGAACGTCAGACCAATAAAAAAAGTAGTGGAGGCAAAGGCAAGGAAGAAGCGAAGGGCATTGCGTAAATTGGAGAAAGCAAAGAAAAAAGTGGAAGACATAATGGATAATACTGACATTAGTGATAGGGAAAAAGCGAGACAAGTGCAAGC ATTGTACAAGAAAGCTAAAAGGGAGCCGAAAAAGGAGGTTACATATGTAGTAATGAAGAAACATATAACTCAGAAGAAAGCGGCAAGACCACCTGGCGTTAAAGGGCGCTATAAAGTGGTTGATGCAAGAATGAAGAAAGATTTACGCGCGGCTAAATCGAAAGAGAAAACAAAAGGGCGAGGGAAGAAGAGTCGCGGTGGTAAGCCGCCTCGAGGAAAGCCTAAAGCTCATAAGGGAAAGAAATTAAA GAGGATGGGATCATGA